A genomic region of Candidatus Edwardsbacteria bacterium RifOxyA12_full_54_48 contains the following coding sequences:
- a CDS encoding ATP-dependent DNA helicase RecG, translated as MPETNIQYLKGVGPKRALLFNKLGIVSVRDLLYYPPRRYLDRSLIKNIRDIRVGDNVTLFGQVSDKGLVHTRRNFTIFNLLVSDDTGYLLCKWFNQPYLKDRFQIGDRIVVSGLVLSDHGLSMANPEYELLDSEDAELIHTGRIVPLHPATGGLSAKQIRQVIKSALEGYLQQIAEPLPPELIMAKDLMGIRQAISQLHFPDAPEILEQAHRRLAFEELLYLELILFLKKNALQIHGVGAKINSSDWKNDFSSLLPFTLTGAQIRVIGEISNDIGQTRPMHRLLQGDVGSGKTMVALAAMIQAVRGGTQASLMAPTELLAEQHYNFLHPWFDRLGMTSALLTSKIKSKQRAEIYQGLSDGRLNVCVGTQALVQESVEFANLGLAIIDEQHRFGVRQRADFRFKGKHPHTLVMTATPIPRTLAITVYGDLDVSTIDQMPQGRRSITTKWTAEANRSKVYDFIEQQLEQGRQAYVVYPVIEESDKTELKAAIKMHRTLSQDYFKGRRVGLMHGQLPTEDRQAVMEDFRDHRIDILVSTTVIEVGIDVPNANVMFIEQAERFGLSQLHQLRGRVGRGSHKSYCILMAGPKLTLEARLRLDTMQSLSDGFKIAEKDLELRGPGEFWSTRQHGLPQLKIADLSRDADLIAPAREEAKNILAGDPDLSKENHRGIKAGLQAFHPEADKFTAIG; from the coding sequence ATGCCAGAAACAAATATTCAATATTTAAAAGGAGTGGGGCCTAAAAGGGCCCTGCTTTTCAATAAGCTGGGGATAGTTTCAGTGAGGGATCTGTTGTACTATCCTCCCCGGAGATACCTGGATCGCAGCCTGATAAAAAATATCCGGGATATCAGGGTGGGCGATAATGTAACCTTGTTCGGCCAGGTGTCCGACAAGGGGTTAGTCCATACCCGCCGTAATTTCACCATCTTCAATCTGCTAGTGAGCGACGACACCGGCTACCTGCTTTGTAAATGGTTCAACCAGCCCTACTTGAAGGATCGTTTCCAGATAGGCGACCGCATTGTGGTCTCGGGGCTGGTGCTGTCCGACCACGGACTTTCTATGGCCAACCCGGAATATGAGCTGCTGGACAGCGAGGACGCCGAACTGATCCATACCGGACGAATAGTTCCCCTCCACCCCGCCACCGGCGGACTTTCGGCCAAACAGATCAGGCAGGTGATAAAGTCCGCCTTGGAAGGATATCTGCAACAGATCGCAGAACCCCTTCCCCCGGAGCTTATCATGGCAAAAGATCTGATGGGTATACGGCAGGCCATCTCCCAGCTTCATTTTCCCGATGCCCCGGAAATATTGGAGCAGGCTCACCGCCGCCTGGCCTTTGAAGAATTACTATATCTGGAACTGATCCTTTTTCTCAAGAAGAACGCCCTGCAGATACACGGAGTCGGAGCCAAGATTAACTCATCTGACTGGAAAAATGACTTTTCCTCCCTCCTCCCATTTACACTGACCGGGGCCCAAATACGGGTGATCGGAGAGATATCAAATGACATTGGACAAACGAGGCCCATGCACCGTCTGCTTCAGGGCGATGTCGGATCCGGCAAGACCATGGTGGCCCTGGCAGCCATGATACAGGCCGTAAGGGGCGGGACCCAGGCCAGCCTTATGGCCCCCACCGAACTGCTGGCCGAACAGCATTACAATTTCCTGCACCCTTGGTTTGACAGGCTGGGCATGACTTCGGCCCTCCTGACCAGCAAGATTAAAAGTAAGCAACGAGCTGAGATCTACCAGGGGCTTAGCGACGGCAGGCTAAACGTCTGTGTGGGGACCCAGGCATTGGTCCAGGAATCTGTCGAATTTGCCAATCTGGGCCTGGCCATAATCGATGAACAGCACCGCTTCGGAGTAAGACAGCGGGCGGATTTCCGCTTCAAGGGGAAGCACCCCCACACCCTGGTCATGACCGCCACACCAATACCCAGGACCCTGGCCATAACGGTATACGGGGATCTGGACGTCTCCACCATCGATCAGATGCCTCAGGGGAGGCGGAGCATAACCACCAAGTGGACCGCCGAGGCCAACCGTTCCAAAGTATATGATTTCATCGAACAGCAGTTGGAACAAGGAAGGCAGGCTTACGTGGTCTACCCGGTTATCGAGGAATCGGATAAAACCGAGTTGAAGGCCGCCATCAAGATGCACCGCACCCTGTCCCAGGATTATTTCAAGGGCCGCCGGGTGGGCCTGATGCACGGTCAGCTGCCTACCGAGGACCGGCAGGCGGTGATGGAGGACTTTCGGGATCATCGGATCGATATTCTGGTCTCCACCACAGTTATCGAGGTGGGCATAGACGTGCCCAACGCCAATGTTATGTTCATCGAACAGGCCGAAAGATTCGGCCTGTCCCAGTTGCACCAGCTGAGGGGCCGGGTCGGCCGGGGCAGCCACAAATCATACTGCATCTTGATGGCCGGGCCAAAACTGACGCTCGAGGCCAGACTCAGGCTGGACACCATGCAGAGCCTGAGTGACGGCTTTAAAATTGCCGAGAAGGATCTGGAACTGCGGGGTCCGGGAGAATTTTGGAGCACCCGGCAGCACGGCCTCCCGCAGCTGAAAATAGCTGATCTGTCCAGGGATGCCGATTTGATAGCTCCGGCCCGGGAAGAGGCCAAAAATATCCTGGCCGGCGACCCTGATCTTTCTAAAGAAAATCATAGGGGCATCAAGGCCGGGCTTCAGGCTTTTCATCCTGAAGCGGACAAGTTCACCGCCATCGGGTAA